The segment GACATATGAGGTCATCAAGTGGGCAGACCGATCAAGCAACTACCAGCAACACTCAAGCATCTCAGAGTTCTCGAGAACTCTCCATGATAACACCTGATTTAGTTGATGATGGTATAGGTTATAAGAGGATTGACAGAAGGTACAAGTCCATGCTAAAGGAGATTGGAGTGAAAGAGAAGCGGGATGAACTGGATGTGTACTTGAAAGAAGGAGTTGAGAATCCAGAGTTGATTGTTGGTGTAGAGTACGATGTTCTTTCTTTCTGGAGGAGAAACTGTACCAAGTTTCCAATACTGTCACAGATTGCAAAGGATGTCCTTGCAATGCAGGTTTCTTCTGTCGCATCCGAGAGTGCGTTCAGTACTGGTGGAAGGATCATAGACCCATTTAGGAGCTGCCTTACTCACTTCATGGTTGAAGTATTGATGTGTACCGAGCAATGGTTGAAGCAAGACATTCATTGTGAGTCAAGGGTGCTTACAAATGAAGAAATTCTGGAGGACATTGAAGAGCAAGAAAAAATTGAAAGAGGTATGTGATCTAACATTATAACTTGTAATATATTTGCTTAAATTTGGTTTGTATATTGATCTGCCTATCTTTGTCTTTGGATCAGAGGAATTGATGGCTTATCAGGAGTAAGCTCTTCCCAAATATGACCAAGTTCCTTCGCCACAAGCTGGCTGCAGTTTATGTTGCAGTCTATGTTGCTGTTTTCTGTTTTCTGTTTTCtgttttcctctgtttcttttcGGTTTGAGACTTTGTTGcagttttcattttaaaaatttgtgtTGCTATTTTTGGTTTGAGACTTATGTTGCAGTCTATTGGTGTGTTGTTGCAAacatttttactaaatttgagtGGCATGTTTCTTAGTTATTAACTTGATCAATTTACTTTATGTTGCTAATATTTGCTATAATGTCCAAACGTGATCACTTTTCATGTTTCACTTGTCAATGTGATCAATTTGCAAACATTTGTACTAACTACTAAGCTTAAGTTACAagaattttttgtttagtttgtcTTCTTTTGAATTTTACTTCAGTTAAATCCGAAACCGATACAGAACAACCCGAACCCAATTGATATATGGTTACTTCAGTATAATCCGAACCCAAACCGAAACCGAAGTGTTATATCCGATCCCGATCCGAATTTAAGAATTTCTTAAAATGGGACCTAGGAGGTGTTATAAAAAAGAACCGATATCCGAtttacccgatccgaacccgaacgggtacccgaacgcccaggcCTAGTGGTGCTACTCACAACTTTCTATCTCCAGATATAGTGAAGAAGGCTCAGTTAACAGAAATTCAATCATCATCCTTTAAAGTGTTGGTGGGAACATATATCACGGTCAACGGTTCAGGATTCTGTAAAGGAGTCTCTCTACAACTATAATCAGTGCTTATCAAATCAGATTTTCTGGTTTTGGACCCGGGAAGTGTAGATGTGGTTCTAGGCATACAATGGCTACGTACATTGGGCAGATGTGAGGTCGATTGGGAGAAACAAGAATTGTCATTTTTCACACCAACGGGAAGAGTCACATTGGTGGGTGATAGAGACTCGAAAGCTAAGGGGTCAGCATTGCAAACAATATCAGCGGGTATATCCCTTCAACACGGGACTTGCTCCTTGTTTACAAGCGAAGATCAGAAGAGTGGTGTGATTCCACAATCACTAGAAGGATTACTGAAGCAATACTCAAGTATTTTTCAGGAACCTACAGAATTACCACCACAGAGGGGTTATGAGCATTCAATACGATTGATAGAAGGAGCTGGGACAGTAGCAGTCAGACCATATTGCTATCCTCATGCACATATGGAAGTGATAGAACAGATAGTTTCTCAAATGCTACAGTCGGGAGTTATACGTCCTAGCAGAAGCCCGTACGCGAGTCCTATATTACTGGTTAAGAAGAAAGATGGAGGATGGAGGTTTTGTGAAGAAAGGGTTTATggctaggtagggtttagggttaggtagggtttagggttagtagggtttagggttaggtagggtttagggctagaaagggtttagggttagggttaggtagggtttagggttaggtagggtttagggttagtagggtttagggctggaaagggtttagggttagggttagtagggtttagggttcggtagggagggttagtagggtttagggttaggtagggtttagggttcggtagggtttagggttagtagggtttaaggttagtagggttcagggttaggtagggtttagggttagtagggtttagggttagggttaggtagggtttagggttaggtagggtttaaggttaggtagggttttggtaggtagggtttagggttagtagggtttagggaggtagggtttagggttaggtagagtttagggttagtagggtttagggttagtagggtttagggctggAAAGGGTTTAGGTTAGTAGGGTTCGGTAGggagggttagtagggtttagggttaggtagggtttagggttcggtagggtttagggttagtagggtttaaggttagtagggttcagggttaggtagagtttagggttagtagggtttagggttaggattaggtagggtttagggttaggtagggtttagggttaggtagggtttagggaggtagggtttagggttaggtagggtttagggttaggtagggtttagggttagtagggtttagggttagtagggtttagggctggaaagggtttagggttagagttagtagggtttagggttcggtagggagggttagtagggtttagggttaggtagggtttagggttcggtagggtttagggttagtagggtttaaggttattAGGGTtcagggttaggtagggtttagggttagtagggttaggtagggtttagggttaggtagggtttagggttaggtagggtttgggtaggtagggtttagggttcggtagggtttagggttagtagggtttaaggttagtagggttcagggttaggtagggtttagggttaatagggtttagggttagggttaggtagggtttagggttaggtagggtttagggttaggtagggtttgggtaggtagggtttagggttagtagggtttagggaggtagggtttagggttaatagggtttagggttagggttaggtagggtttagggttaggtagggtttagggttaggtagggtttgggtaggtagggtttagggttagtagggtttagggaggtagggtttagggttaggtagggtttagggttagtagggttttgggttagtagggtttaggtagggtttagggctagaaagggtttagggtttagggttagggttagtagggtttaggattaggtagggtttagggttaggtagggtttagggttagtagggtttagggttagaaaggttttagggttaggtagggtttagggttagtagggtttaaggttagtagggtttagggttaggtaaggtttagggtttagggttaggtagggtttagggttaggtagggttgaGTCTAGATGATAATGATGCAATACCATTAAACTATATGTTATAAAGCAGACAATTATTATCTTTACGCTGGTTCCAGCTATCCTATTTATGGGCCGGGCTTTCGTTACGAATGTTCAAAGAACGTATGATTTGGGCCGagtaataaaaacaaaaggGCTTAACAGCAGCTGAGTAATCGTAAGGGTATTTCCGACCTTTCACGAAAAACCCTCGGCCGCATAAGAAgactcttcgtcttcttcctctgcgGACTGCGTTAGATTTTGACCAGAGAGAGTAAGCAACTCAAGTCAATAGAGATGAGGCTGATAACGCACAACATGCTCTCCTGCAACATCAAAGGAGTCACGAACGGCTTTCCTCTGAAGATCGAAGCGGAGAAAGTGATCGAGAAGGAAGTCGACTTCAACCCCGAGTTTCTCAGGCACATGTTCGCCAAGATCGAGTGGAAGGCTCTCGTGGAAGCTGCTCGTTCCTTGGGATACGCCGAGTTGCCGGAGGATTCCTCTGACGCGACGGCGATTGAATCCTCCGTCGACGACGAGTCCTTGCTGAAGAAACTCCACCACGCGTTGCTCGAGCTGCACCTGGAGGAAGGCGCGCTCGTGTGCCCCGAGACTGGACGGAAGTTTCCGGTTAACAAGGGAATCCCTAATATGCTTCTCCACGAAGATGAGGTTTAGTTAATTGGattcaaaaaaaagaatgttcGATTAGGGTTGTGATGTGAGAATCCA is part of the Brassica rapa cultivar Chiifu-401-42 chromosome A09, CAAS_Brap_v3.01, whole genome shotgun sequence genome and harbors:
- the LOC103869062 gene encoding multifunctional methyltransferase subunit TRM112 homolog A is translated as MRLITHNMLSCNIKGVTNGFPLKIEAEKVIEKEVDFNPEFLRHMFAKIEWKALVEAARSLGYAELPEDSSDATAIESSVDDESLLKKLHHALLELHLEEGALVCPETGRKFPVNKGIPNMLLHEDEV